One region of Candidatus Thermoplasmatota archaeon genomic DNA includes:
- the purH gene encoding bifunctional phosphoribosylaminoimidazolecarboxamide formyltransferase/IMP cyclohydrolase, whose amino-acid sequence MGTKLPVGRVLVSVHDKSGVVGFCRRLAALGATLVSTGGTARALAEAGLRVVPVEEVTESPEMMEGRVKTLHPRIHAGILARRDRPDDLDTLSKHGIAPFDLVVVNLYPFEETVARHASLGEVLENIDIGGPALLRAAAKNFPHVAPVTSPAQYDDVAAELESTAALSSDTRVRLAAAAFAHVARYDVVIDQYFRHRLRQDDFPSVLNLSFEKLQDLRYGENMHQRAAFYRSKPTREPSVVTARQVHGKELSYNNILDTDTAIEVVKDFARPTAAIIKHATPCGIAAADDVLSAWRGAYACDTYSPFGGVVALSRTVDEATAGEMAKLFLEVVAAPGFAEAALSILREKKNLRLLEVPHLDQHGVWGGLQYRSVKGGLLVQDLDIREPDTSKWTVVTKRHPTPEQTASMLFAQKAVRHVRSNSVLFVQGEATVAIGGGQTARVDAARLAAWKGGERLRGSVMASDAFFPFRDGIDEAARVGVAAIVQPGGSVRDAEVVSAADEHGIAMVFTGQRAFRH is encoded by the coding sequence GTGGGTACGAAGTTGCCGGTCGGCCGCGTTCTCGTTTCGGTCCACGATAAGTCGGGCGTCGTGGGATTCTGCCGGCGCCTCGCTGCGTTGGGCGCCACGCTCGTGTCGACCGGGGGGACCGCCCGCGCGCTCGCCGAGGCGGGCCTCCGGGTCGTTCCGGTCGAGGAGGTCACCGAATCCCCCGAGATGATGGAGGGCCGCGTGAAGACGCTGCATCCTCGCATCCACGCGGGCATCCTGGCGCGGCGGGATCGGCCCGACGATCTCGACACGCTCTCCAAGCACGGCATCGCGCCCTTCGACCTCGTGGTCGTGAACCTGTATCCCTTCGAGGAGACGGTCGCGCGGCACGCCTCGCTTGGGGAGGTCCTCGAGAACATCGACATCGGGGGCCCGGCCCTGCTGCGCGCGGCGGCCAAGAACTTCCCGCACGTGGCGCCCGTCACGAGCCCTGCGCAGTACGACGACGTGGCCGCGGAGCTTGAGTCCACCGCCGCGCTCTCGAGCGACACGCGCGTGCGGCTGGCGGCGGCGGCGTTTGCCCACGTGGCGCGGTACGACGTCGTGATCGACCAGTACTTCCGCCACCGTCTGCGGCAGGACGACTTCCCCTCGGTCCTCAACCTTTCGTTCGAGAAGCTGCAGGACCTCCGCTACGGCGAGAACATGCACCAGCGGGCGGCCTTCTACCGTAGCAAGCCCACGCGCGAGCCTTCGGTCGTGACCGCGCGCCAGGTCCACGGAAAGGAGCTTTCGTACAACAACATCCTCGACACGGACACGGCGATCGAGGTCGTGAAGGATTTCGCGCGGCCCACGGCGGCGATCATCAAGCACGCGACGCCGTGCGGGATCGCGGCGGCCGACGACGTTCTGTCGGCATGGCGCGGCGCCTACGCTTGCGACACGTATTCGCCCTTCGGGGGCGTGGTGGCGCTCTCGCGCACGGTCGACGAGGCCACGGCCGGCGAGATGGCCAAGCTGTTCCTCGAGGTGGTGGCCGCGCCGGGCTTCGCGGAGGCGGCGCTCTCGATCCTGCGCGAGAAGAAGAACCTGCGCCTGCTGGAGGTCCCGCATCTCGACCAGCACGGGGTCTGGGGCGGCCTCCAGTACCGAAGCGTCAAGGGCGGCCTCCTCGTGCAGGACCTCGACATTCGCGAGCCCGACACGTCGAAGTGGACGGTCGTTACAAAGCGGCACCCCACGCCCGAGCAGACGGCCTCCATGCTCTTTGCCCAGAAGGCCGTGCGTCACGTGCGCTCGAACAGCGTGCTCTTCGTGCAAGGCGAGGCCACCGTGGCCATCGGCGGCGGGCAGACGGCGCGCGTGGACGCCGCCCGCCTTGCGGCCTGGAAGGGCGGCGAGCGGCTGCGCGGATCGGTCATGGCCTCCGACGCCTTCTTTCCGTTCCGCGACGGCATCGACGAGGCGGCGCGCGTGGGCGTGGCCGCGATCGTGCAGCCCGGAGGCTCCGTCCGGGACGCCGAGGTCGTGTCGGCCGCCGACGAGCACGGCATCGCGATGGTGTTCACGGGCCAGCGCGCGTTCCGGCACTGA
- a CDS encoding DEAD/DEAH box helicase has translation MTEPEPAAAMPPKPTFSDLGLSREVLEALAAMGFSEPSEIQRQAIPPVLAGRHVLGQAQTGTGKTAAFGIPLIERLSPEEQGLRALVLVPTRELAEQVTEEINSIGKAKGIHAAPIYGGVGFGPQVKALKDGVPIIVGTPGRVMDHMRRGALVLSGLRHFVLDEADRMLDMGFIDDIRWIVRQVPRGAQWLLFSATMPGVVRTLAEKYMPEPVFVNVSEDKLTLDNTEQIYLRVGYRNKIWALYRILETEKPEMAFVFCSTKREVERVHKLLRAHGHRAEMLHGDMSQAVRNKVMEEVRTGQIRTVIATDVLARGIDISHCSHVINYDMPEDPKWYVHRIGRTGRMGAIGKAITFVTREEEKLVAAFEEGAGTKFKLQSLQAGEKDGIRHVFDFHEYADKLGMVHFRLNLGKSHGMSMMRLYQHVNRLARLYEGELGNVDVYETHSEIEVPRHLAERVWKSVHGADLSGHKAQLAIMERK, from the coding sequence ATGACGGAACCCGAGCCGGCGGCGGCGATGCCGCCCAAGCCAACGTTCTCCGACCTTGGCCTCTCCCGCGAGGTGCTCGAAGCGCTCGCTGCCATGGGATTCTCGGAGCCAAGCGAAATCCAGCGCCAGGCCATCCCGCCGGTGCTCGCCGGCCGCCACGTGCTCGGCCAGGCGCAGACTGGCACGGGAAAGACGGCCGCCTTTGGCATCCCGCTCATCGAGAGGCTCTCGCCCGAGGAGCAGGGCCTCCGCGCGCTCGTCCTCGTACCCACGCGCGAGCTTGCCGAGCAGGTCACGGAAGAGATCAACAGCATCGGCAAGGCAAAGGGCATCCACGCCGCGCCCATCTACGGCGGCGTGGGCTTTGGTCCCCAGGTGAAGGCGCTCAAAGACGGCGTCCCCATCATCGTGGGAACGCCCGGGCGCGTCATGGACCACATGCGGCGCGGCGCGCTCGTGCTGTCGGGCCTTCGCCACTTCGTCCTCGACGAGGCCGACCGCATGCTCGACATGGGCTTCATCGACGACATCCGTTGGATCGTGCGCCAAGTTCCCCGCGGCGCCCAATGGCTCCTCTTCTCGGCCACCATGCCCGGCGTCGTCCGCACGCTTGCCGAGAAGTACATGCCCGAGCCCGTCTTCGTGAACGTCTCCGAGGACAAGCTCACGCTCGACAACACCGAGCAGATCTACCTGCGCGTGGGCTACCGCAACAAGATCTGGGCGCTCTACCGCATCCTCGAGACCGAGAAGCCCGAGATGGCCTTCGTCTTCTGCTCGACCAAACGCGAGGTCGAGCGCGTGCACAAGCTCCTGCGCGCGCACGGTCACCGCGCGGAGATGCTCCACGGCGACATGAGCCAGGCCGTGCGCAACAAGGTCATGGAGGAGGTGCGCACGGGGCAGATCCGCACGGTCATCGCCACCGACGTGCTGGCGCGCGGCATCGACATCAGCCACTGCTCGCACGTCATCAACTACGACATGCCCGAGGACCCCAAGTGGTACGTGCACCGCATCGGCCGCACGGGCCGCATGGGCGCCATCGGCAAGGCCATCACCTTCGTCACGCGCGAGGAGGAGAAGCTCGTTGCCGCCTTCGAGGAGGGCGCGGGCACGAAGTTCAAGCTCCAGTCCCTGCAGGCCGGCGAGAAGGACGGGATCCGGCACGTATTCGACTTCCACGAGTACGCCGACAAGCTTGGCATGGTCCACTTCCGCCTGAACCTCGGCAAGTCGCACGGCATGTCCATGATGCGCCTCTACCAGCACGTGAACCGCCTCGCGCGCCTGTACGAGGGCGAGCTTGGCAACGTGGACGTCTACGAGACCCACAGCGAGATCGAGGTGCCCCGGCACCTCGCCGAGCGCGTATGGAAGAGCGTGCACGGCGCCGACCTCTCCGGGCACAAGGCGCAGCTTGCGATCATGGAGCGAAAATAG